From Styela clava chromosome 6, kaStyClav1.hap1.2, whole genome shotgun sequence, one genomic window encodes:
- the LOC144424376 gene encoding uncharacterized protein LOC144424376, producing MDPNSYLVELHESLVREENNKNLLEHTVIDRLNFRRGITLAILREEGNMPRESEQLKNSVRHGAMRRTAGFSLPSVNHPVKTRTAGCQCWWEWLKRHLEQVFPDVVQ from the exons ATGGACCCAAACAGCTACCTTGTGGAACTCCATGAGTCACTGGTAAGGGAGGAGAACAATAAGAACCTACTTGAACATACTGTGATCGACCGCTTAA ATTTTAGAAGAGGAATTACTCTTGCAATTTTGAGAGAAGAAGGAAATATGCCGAGAGAGAGTGAGCAATTGAAGAACTCTGTCAGACATGGAGCGATGAG GAGGACAGCTGGGTTTTCACTTCCTTCAGTGAATCATCCAGTGAAGACAAGGACTGCTGGATGCCAGTGCTGGTGGGAGTGGTTAAAGAGACATCTTGAGCAAGTCTTTCCAGATGTTGTTCAATGA